The proteins below are encoded in one region of Roseofilum reptotaenium CS-1145:
- a CDS encoding cation:proton antiporter produces MTFLTIAWLALPFIVGLGIYLLPRLDWVLAFGVTLVSLAYATFVFRQPEPIPLELLDSFGVTLIADHQTGFFVLTNALVCMAVLLYGWRSNKSYFFYTQLIILQGSVNSAFICADWITLYVALEVISIASFLLITYPRSDRSIWVGLRYLFVSNVAMLFYLVGAILVYQANNSFAFIGLTNAPTEAIALIFLGLLAKGGIFISGLWLPLTHSESETPVSAMLSGVVVKAGVFPLVRCALMLDDIEPIVRFFGVGTAVLGVGYAVFEKDIKRMLAFHTISQLGFILAAPEVGGFYALTHGLVKSALFLIGGNLPSRNLKELKHKPIPNPMWIALTLASFSISGFPLLAGFGAKVLTMKTLMPWQVIGMNIAALGTSISFAKLIFLPHEAAKEGDKKQSIGFWLAVVVLIGGLVGANVVYYQAYTLANIVKPLVTIALGWVAYFLIFRNATVKLPRMLEQFDHLMGMMSLMLLLLFWMVWA; encoded by the coding sequence ATGACCTTTTTAACTATCGCCTGGCTTGCACTTCCCTTTATTGTTGGATTAGGGATTTACCTCCTACCGAGGCTTGATTGGGTTCTAGCCTTTGGGGTAACTCTAGTCTCCCTTGCCTATGCCACATTTGTATTTCGGCAACCTGAACCCATTCCCCTGGAACTCCTGGATAGTTTCGGGGTGACCCTGATCGCCGATCACCAGACTGGCTTCTTTGTTTTAACCAATGCTTTGGTCTGTATGGCAGTGTTGCTTTACGGTTGGAGAAGCAACAAAAGTTACTTTTTCTATACTCAGCTCATTATCTTACAGGGTAGTGTAAATTCAGCCTTCATCTGTGCAGACTGGATTACTTTATATGTTGCCTTAGAAGTTATTAGCATCGCCTCGTTTCTGCTGATTACTTATCCGAGAAGCGATCGCTCCATCTGGGTAGGGCTACGCTATCTATTTGTTAGCAATGTGGCTATGCTCTTCTATCTTGTGGGCGCAATCCTAGTTTATCAAGCCAACAACTCTTTTGCGTTCATTGGCCTAACCAATGCTCCCACCGAAGCCATTGCCTTAATTTTCCTCGGACTGCTTGCCAAAGGGGGGATTTTTATCTCCGGACTCTGGTTACCCCTGACGCACTCGGAATCCGAAACCCCCGTTTCTGCCATGCTCTCAGGGGTCGTGGTGAAAGCTGGCGTTTTTCCCCTCGTACGCTGTGCCCTAATGTTAGACGACATTGAACCCATCGTGCGCTTCTTTGGCGTGGGCACTGCCGTATTGGGAGTCGGCTATGCCGTGTTTGAAAAAGACATCAAACGGATGTTAGCTTTTCACACCATTTCCCAATTAGGCTTTATCCTCGCAGCCCCGGAAGTCGGAGGATTCTATGCCCTCACCCACGGATTGGTGAAATCGGCCCTTTTCCTAATCGGAGGGAATTTACCAAGTCGTAACCTAAAAGAATTGAAACATAAACCCATTCCCAATCCTATGTGGATTGCCCTAACCTTGGCCAGTTTTTCCATCTCCGGTTTTCCCCTACTTGCTGGTTTTGGTGCGAAAGTCCTGACGATGAAAACCCTAATGCCTTGGCAAGTCATTGGCATGAATATTGCTGCCTTGGGAACTTCTATTTCCTTTGCCAAACTCATCTTTCTACCCCATGAAGCGGCAAAAGAAGGGGATAAAAAGCAATCCATTGGCTTCTGGTTAGCTGTCGTAGTCTTGATTGGAGGACTGGTGGGAGCCAACGTAGTCTATTATCAAGCCTATACCCTAGCCAATATTGTTAAACCTCTGGTGACGATCGCCCTCGGTTGGGTCGCCTACTTTCTCATCTTCCGCAACGCAACGGTCAAACTGCCCCGAATGCTGGAACAGTTCGATCATCTGATGGGGATGATGAGTTTAATGTTGTTGCTGCTGTTCTGGATGGTGTGGGCATGA
- a CDS encoding cation:proton antiporter subunit C: MLQACILITLLFGFFGIILKKNLVMKIISMDVMSTGVIAYYIFIASREGLFTPILDPTKTVEYADPVPQAVILTAIVIGFSIQALMLVGVMKLAKDNPTLETKAIEKNYTP; the protein is encoded by the coding sequence ATGTTACAAGCCTGCATCCTAATCACCCTATTATTCGGATTTTTCGGAATTATCCTGAAAAAGAACCTTGTCATGAAGATCATCTCTATGGACGTGATGAGTACCGGAGTGATCGCCTATTATATCTTCATTGCCTCACGAGAAGGGCTGTTTACCCCCATTCTCGATCCCACCAAAACTGTTGAATATGCCGATCCTGTGCCACAAGCAGTGATTTTAACGGCGATTGTGATTGGCTTTTCGATTCAAGCGCTGATGCTTGTGGGAGTGATGAAGCTGGCAAAAGATAACCCCACATTAGAAACTAAGGCGATCGAGAAAAACTATACACCATGA